A genome region from Coprococcus phoceensis includes the following:
- a CDS encoding lysozyme family protein produces MPKTALMGSPLAVIGTVFRHRRTLAKTGAAVGGVLMLPILFLVMLPGLVFGDLSENTGALTSNTVISENIRASNQAIVEVLQESHDALLAKINAEIARLPEGDTASISDPYASSIIVNANQLIAQFCASQDDYKNINISKLKSLIRENEDGLFSYDVTSETATVEVPAEEENAPPRKVTFTRHTYTVSYAGDAYFADHVFHLTDKQKKTADSYVENLTMFFGGSASGLAMAVGVSDEVLAYRATIQQVAQKYGMEAYVELLMAVMMQESGGRGSDPMQAAEGGFNKKYPHVPNGITDPAYSIECGIQELKYALDKAGCTGPTDLDRIKLALQGYNYGSGYIDWAMERDGGYTKENAIAYSDMMCARPNWHYDRYGDKEYVEHVLRYYQITNTGGSYPANGMQIPHYLQTDYGNIPYGGGSIASSGCGPTSFAMIASYLTGNTITPPDAVAWCGNSYYKPGVGTYWSYFQAAASHFGCGSVTQTSNANTVLQALSEGCPVISSQRAGLFTSGGHFIVLRGVTANGKVLVNDPNDSDAKNYINREFDIMSEIHATANAYWIFDKK; encoded by the coding sequence ATGCCAAAAACAGCCTTGATGGGCAGTCCTCTTGCTGTCATCGGTACAGTATTCCGGCACAGGCGCACCCTTGCGAAAACTGGAGCAGCCGTCGGCGGTGTACTGATGCTTCCCATTCTGTTCCTTGTCATGCTTCCGGGACTCGTCTTCGGAGACCTCTCTGAAAATACCGGAGCACTGACCAGCAACACGGTAATCAGTGAAAATATCCGGGCTTCCAATCAGGCAATCGTGGAGGTGCTTCAGGAAAGCCATGATGCACTGCTTGCTAAGATCAATGCGGAAATTGCCAGACTCCCGGAAGGAGATACTGCCTCTATCAGCGATCCTTACGCTTCCAGTATCATCGTAAATGCGAACCAGCTCATCGCACAGTTTTGTGCCAGCCAGGATGACTATAAAAATATAAATATCAGCAAACTCAAAAGCCTGATCCGGGAAAACGAGGACGGGCTTTTTTCTTATGACGTTACTTCAGAAACGGCCACGGTGGAAGTTCCGGCGGAAGAGGAAAATGCACCACCCAGAAAGGTTACTTTTACCCGCCATACCTACACGGTCAGCTATGCCGGAGATGCCTACTTTGCAGATCACGTCTTTCATCTGACCGATAAGCAGAAAAAAACGGCAGACAGTTATGTGGAAAACCTGACCATGTTCTTTGGCGGCTCCGCTTCCGGTCTTGCCATGGCGGTAGGTGTCAGCGATGAGGTGCTGGCTTACCGGGCTACCATCCAGCAGGTCGCACAGAAATACGGCATGGAAGCTTATGTGGAACTCCTCATGGCAGTCATGATGCAGGAAAGCGGCGGGCGTGGAAGCGATCCCATGCAGGCGGCAGAAGGCGGCTTTAATAAGAAATACCCCCATGTCCCCAACGGCATCACCGATCCTGCTTATTCCATCGAATGTGGGATTCAGGAATTAAAGTATGCACTGGATAAAGCAGGATGTACCGGACCTACCGACCTGGACCGCATCAAGCTGGCGCTTCAGGGTTACAATTACGGCTCCGGCTATATCGACTGGGCAATGGAACGTGACGGCGGTTATACCAAAGAAAACGCCATTGCTTATTCGGATATGATGTGTGCCCGTCCGAACTGGCATTATGACCGGTATGGGGACAAGGAATATGTGGAGCATGTTCTCCGGTATTATCAGATTACCAATACCGGCGGAAGCTATCCGGCAAACGGAATGCAGATTCCGCACTATCTCCAGACCGATTACGGGAACATTCCTTATGGCGGCGGCTCCATCGCATCTTCCGGCTGCGGGCCTACCAGCTTTGCCATGATCGCCAGCTACCTGACCGGGAATACCATTACCCCTCCGGATGCGGTGGCATGGTGCGGGAATTCCTATTACAAGCCGGGAGTTGGAACCTACTGGAGCTACTTTCAGGCTGCAGCCAGTCATTTCGGCTGTGGCAGCGTCACACAGACCAGCAATGCCAATACGGTACTTCAGGCACTCTCCGAAGGCTGTCCGGTCATCTCCTCTCAGCGGGCAGGACTTTTCACCAGCGGCGGACACTTCATCGTACTCCGAGGTGTTACGGCAAACGGCAAGGTACTGGTCAATGATCCCAATGACAGTGACGCAAAGAACTATATTAACCGTGAATTTGATATAATGTCGGAAATCCATGCTACGGCAAATGCCTACTGGATCTTCGACAAAAAATAA
- a CDS encoding TraG/VirB4 family ATPase, translating to MTQPEETPVSFIPSNFIEKGKILNGTFDIRNAIESIVLSLAIGIPVFHLPLSLTARIIILCMTALPAAMVALIGIGGESITAFLMNALRFVVNRRVIWRSDSLPEGKPRRKPRFKEPKTKEHRKAEKMAEPSKVMASAPPQSEPDAPAPPKSKKKEHRQFDTSTKRGIKKQAKEDIRYLKWEQKEASRQKKEAAKQIKIQKKTEARRRKEEEKRAVSEKRAAKKEQKKKVVSKEDTSSATSKPVSRKKRKKDQTLEDYLPVEKIANGIVYTTDGRYVKILEIEPINFLLRSAREQQGIIYSFISYLKISPVKLQIKMISKKADINKHLEQSQLELERETDPHCQELQRDYIQFVQNLSSREAVSRRFFLIFEYEPFNANRKEEEREILAALETASQTAKTFLYQCGNEVVSHDNEDEFTTDVLYTLLNRTLCTEVPLSNRISTVLSAYTKENRMEELDHIRINEFLAPESVDFKHSHYVQINGLYHSYLLVPSDGYKNRVTPGWLSLLVNAGEGIDIDFFLQKQPKDKIQQRLGQQIRINRSKLKDASDTNTDYDDLDSAIRSGYFLKQGLANNEDFYYMNLLITITASTLEELQWRIQEMKKLLISQDMNLHSCYFLQEQGFLSSLPLANLDKKLFKLSKRNVLTSGAASCYPFVSYSICDDNGILFGVNKHNNSLVIADIFDSRQYKNSNICILGCSGAGKTFTMQTMALRMRRKGIQVFIIAPLKGHEFYRAARNVGGEFIQISPASKNCINIMEIRKVDNSVNELLDGPTLDASALAGKIQRLHIFFSLLIPDMSHEEKQLLDEALIKTYARKGITHKNESLTDPQHPEQYKKMPILEDVYNVLLESEDTKRLAHILNRLVHGSASSFNQQTNVDLTNKYTVLDISELTGSSDLLTVGMFVALDYVWDKAKENRTEEKAIFVDEVWQLIGASSNRLAAEFVLEIAKIIRAYSGAGIFATQDLNDFFALDDGKYGKGIINNCKTKIILNMEDEEAQRVKTILHLSETEVMNITHFQRGNGLISTNNNNITVEFKASNLEKELITTDRQELLEILAKQKKQAV from the coding sequence ATGACACAGCCAGAAGAAACACCGGTTTCCTTTATCCCTTCCAACTTCATTGAGAAAGGCAAGATCCTAAACGGAACTTTTGACATCCGCAATGCCATAGAAAGCATTGTTCTTTCCCTGGCAATCGGTATCCCTGTTTTCCACCTGCCGCTGTCCCTGACTGCCCGCATCATCATTCTCTGCATGACCGCACTTCCAGCGGCAATGGTAGCCCTGATTGGAATCGGCGGGGAGAGCATCACTGCCTTTTTGATGAATGCCCTGCGTTTTGTAGTGAACCGCAGGGTAATCTGGAGGTCCGACAGTCTTCCGGAAGGAAAGCCACGCAGGAAACCACGTTTCAAAGAGCCAAAGACAAAGGAACACCGGAAAGCAGAAAAAATGGCAGAGCCTTCCAAAGTAATGGCATCGGCTCCCCCACAGTCTGAACCGGACGCACCAGCTCCGCCAAAAAGTAAAAAAAAAGAACACCGGCAGTTTGATACCTCCACCAAGCGGGGCATCAAAAAACAGGCAAAGGAAGATATCCGTTATCTGAAGTGGGAGCAGAAAGAAGCCAGCCGACAGAAAAAAGAGGCGGCGAAACAGATAAAAATACAGAAAAAAACGGAAGCCCGGAGACGAAAGGAGGAAGAAAAACGGGCAGTTTCCGAAAAGCGGGCTGCAAAAAAAGAGCAGAAAAAAAAGGTGGTTTCCAAGGAGGACACCTCATCTGCCACGTCAAAACCCGTTTCCCGGAAAAAGCGAAAGAAAGACCAGACCTTGGAGGATTATCTTCCGGTGGAAAAAATCGCAAACGGAATCGTCTATACCACAGACGGACGGTACGTGAAGATCCTGGAGATTGAACCAATCAACTTTCTGCTTCGAAGTGCCAGGGAACAGCAGGGCATTATCTACAGCTTTATCAGTTACTTAAAGATCAGCCCTGTCAAACTCCAGATCAAGATGATCTCCAAAAAAGCAGACATCAATAAGCATCTGGAGCAGTCCCAGCTGGAGCTGGAGCGGGAAACCGATCCCCACTGTCAGGAACTGCAGCGTGACTACATCCAGTTTGTCCAGAACTTAAGTTCCAGAGAAGCAGTATCCAGACGGTTCTTTCTGATCTTTGAATATGAACCATTCAACGCAAACCGAAAGGAAGAGGAACGGGAAATCCTTGCTGCTCTTGAGACAGCCTCCCAGACCGCCAAAACCTTTCTATACCAGTGCGGGAATGAAGTGGTCTCCCATGACAATGAGGATGAATTTACTACGGATGTTCTCTACACCCTTTTAAACCGTACCCTTTGTACGGAGGTTCCGCTTTCGAACCGGATCAGCACTGTACTGTCCGCCTATACAAAGGAAAATCGCATGGAGGAACTGGATCACATCCGGATCAACGAGTTTCTCGCACCGGAAAGTGTGGATTTCAAGCACTCCCATTATGTGCAGATCAATGGGCTTTACCATTCCTACCTGCTTGTGCCGTCTGACGGCTACAAAAACCGGGTAACTCCCGGATGGCTGTCACTCCTTGTCAATGCCGGGGAAGGGATTGATATTGATTTCTTTCTCCAGAAACAGCCAAAGGACAAGATTCAGCAGCGTCTCGGTCAGCAGATCCGTATCAACCGTTCCAAATTAAAGGATGCGTCCGATACCAACACTGATTATGACGATCTGGATTCTGCCATCCGCTCCGGATATTTTCTGAAGCAGGGACTTGCCAACAACGAAGATTTCTATTACATGAATCTTCTCATCACCATTACTGCTTCCACGTTGGAAGAACTGCAGTGGCGGATTCAGGAAATGAAAAAGCTCCTGATCTCGCAGGATATGAACTTACACTCCTGCTACTTTTTACAGGAGCAGGGATTTTTATCCTCTCTGCCGCTGGCAAATCTGGACAAGAAGCTTTTTAAGCTGTCCAAGCGGAACGTACTGACTTCCGGGGCGGCAAGCTGCTATCCCTTCGTCAGCTACAGTATCTGCGATGATAACGGAATCCTCTTTGGGGTAAACAAGCATAACAATTCCCTGGTCATTGCGGATATCTTTGATTCCAGGCAGTACAAGAACAGCAACATCTGTATCTTAGGCTGTTCGGGAGCAGGAAAGACCTTCACCATGCAGACCATGGCACTAAGGATGCGAAGAAAAGGCATCCAGGTGTTCATCATCGCTCCGCTAAAGGGACACGAATTTTACCGGGCTGCAAGGAATGTCGGCGGAGAATTTATCCAGATCTCTCCTGCCAGTAAGAACTGTATCAACATCATGGAAATCCGGAAGGTAGACAATTCTGTAAATGAACTGCTGGACGGACCGACACTGGATGCCTCCGCACTGGCAGGCAAGATCCAAAGGCTTCACATCTTCTTCAGTCTGCTGATCCCGGATATGTCCCATGAGGAGAAGCAGCTTCTGGATGAAGCCCTAATCAAAACCTATGCCAGAAAAGGGATTACACATAAAAATGAATCCCTGACAGATCCGCAGCATCCGGAGCAGTACAAAAAGATGCCCATTCTGGAGGATGTCTACAATGTCCTGCTGGAAAGCGAGGATACCAAACGTCTGGCTCATATCCTGAACCGCCTGGTTCACGGTTCTGCTTCTTCCTTTAACCAGCAGACCAATGTGGACCTGACCAATAAATATACGGTACTGGATATCTCCGAACTGACCGGTTCCAGCGATCTTTTAACGGTCGGCATGTTCGTTGCCCTGGATTATGTCTGGGATAAAGCGAAGGAAAACCGTACCGAAGAGAAAGCCATCTTTGTCGATGAGGTCTGGCAGCTCATCGGTGCATCCAGCAACCGGCTTGCAGCGGAATTCGTACTGGAGATTGCCAAGATCATCCGTGCTTACTCCGGAGCCGGCATCTTTGCCACACAGGATTTAAACGACTTCTTTGCTCTGGATGACGGGAAGTACGGCAAGGGTATCATCAATAACTGCAAGACCAAGATTATCCTGAACATGGAGGATGAAGAGGCACAGCGGGTGAAGACTATCCTGCATCTATCGGAAACAGAAGTAATGAACATCACCCATTTCCAGCGGGGCAACGGTCTGATCTCAACCAACAACAATAACATCACTGTGGAATTTAAGGCTTCCAATCTGGAAAAGGAGCTGATTACCACAGATCGGCAGGAGCTTCTGGAAATCCTTGCGAAACAGAAGAAACAGGCTGTGTAA
- a CDS encoding ABC transporter ATP-binding protein: MSSILKVEDLVKYYGEGENQVRAVDHTSLQIERGKFTAIVGRSGSGKSTLLHLIGGLDRPDSGKVWIDGTDIYSRKDDKLAQFRRKKIGFIFQDFNLIPSLNVWENIVLPLGLDNRKVKPREVEDILKKIGLQDKKDAMPSALSGGQKQRTAIARALVTRPAIILADEPTGNLDSQTELEVMSLLKSCVSDFGQTLIMITHDETIAQMADEMIIIEDGKAVRR, from the coding sequence ATGAGTAGTATTTTAAAAGTAGAAGATCTAGTAAAGTATTATGGAGAAGGCGAGAATCAGGTGAGAGCCGTGGATCATACAAGTTTACAGATAGAGAGAGGCAAGTTTACAGCTATCGTAGGACGTTCCGGCTCCGGAAAATCTACACTTCTGCATCTGATTGGAGGGCTTGACAGACCGGATTCCGGCAAAGTATGGATTGATGGAACCGATATCTATTCTCGAAAAGATGATAAACTGGCACAGTTTCGAAGAAAGAAGATAGGATTTATCTTTCAGGATTTTAATCTGATTCCATCGCTGAATGTGTGGGAGAATATCGTTCTTCCGCTGGGACTTGATAATCGCAAGGTAAAGCCGCGGGAAGTGGAAGATATTCTCAAAAAAATCGGACTGCAGGATAAGAAAGATGCGATGCCGTCTGCTTTGTCTGGTGGACAGAAACAGAGAACTGCGATAGCCAGGGCATTGGTGACAAGACCGGCGATAATTTTGGCGGATGAGCCGACGGGAAACCTTGATTCCCAGACTGAGCTAGAGGTTATGAGCCTATTGAAAAGCTGCGTGTCGGATTTCGGGCAGACGCTTATCATGATTACCCATGATGAAACGATTGCCCAGATGGCGGATGAAATGATTATCATTGAAGATGGCAAGGCGGTGAGAAGATAA
- a CDS encoding response regulator transcription factor, with product MQKILLLEDDLNLNRGIALLLSREGYEVRQVYTIKEAKEAFQKGDYALVISDITLPDGTGLDFGRMVRAGGDTYLIYLTALDQEIDIVNGYDTGADDYITKPFSLMALVSKVNALMRRLSKVQAQIMSSGEITVHMKTMQVYKGDEPVTLSKKEFSLLLYLWENAGQIVSKESILEHVWDIDGQFVDDNTVTVNISRLKNKLGTEEIANVRGLGYIWTGKVNKN from the coding sequence ATGCAGAAAATATTATTACTGGAGGATGACTTGAATCTAAATCGGGGAATTGCCCTGTTACTTTCACGGGAAGGGTATGAGGTTCGTCAGGTTTATACAATAAAGGAAGCAAAAGAAGCATTTCAAAAAGGAGATTATGCTCTTGTTATCAGCGATATTACATTGCCGGATGGTACAGGACTGGATTTTGGAAGGATGGTACGTGCAGGTGGAGATACATATCTTATCTATCTTACGGCTTTGGATCAGGAAATAGATATTGTAAATGGTTATGATACAGGGGCAGATGATTATATTACCAAACCATTTTCACTGATGGCTTTGGTGTCGAAGGTGAACGCATTGATGAGACGGCTTTCTAAGGTACAGGCACAGATTATGTCTTCCGGAGAGATTACGGTGCATATGAAAACGATGCAGGTGTATAAAGGGGATGAACCAGTTACTTTAAGTAAGAAAGAATTCTCTCTGTTGCTGTATCTCTGGGAGAATGCAGGACAGATTGTTTCAAAAGAAAGTATCCTGGAGCATGTATGGGATATAGACGGTCAATTTGTCGATGATAATACGGTTACTGTCAATATAAGCAGACTGAAGAATAAACTTGGAACAGAAGAGATAGCGAATGTGAGAGGACTGGGATATATATGGACCGGAAAGGTAAACAAAAATTAA
- a CDS encoding DUF5038 domain-containing protein, whose protein sequence is MNRTKVILSIFLMLFLLLAGLVLPSFWKSQKKEASGNKGREPAKETTETNSDTPMPEYLDFDALKAFFSDSQIASLKGQFPVYLKEYVKKEQTSITFLPEKTSYPTETTVCLMFSLSDQDTLPVTYHTPTGVFLFGEDGVQVSADTTVYEKQTDDSLPSLTSQDIEHLQEGGYPDTSDSPEAPDTESGSASVPSEDAKDTKKEVQP, encoded by the coding sequence ATGAACAGAACAAAAGTGATTCTTTCCATTTTTCTGATGCTGTTTCTGCTGCTTGCCGGACTGGTTCTCCCCAGTTTCTGGAAAAGCCAGAAAAAAGAAGCTTCCGGAAACAAAGGCAGGGAACCGGCAAAGGAAACAACAGAAACAAATTCTGATACCCCCATGCCGGAATATCTGGATTTTGATGCTTTAAAAGCATTTTTCTCCGACAGCCAGATTGCTTCTCTCAAAGGGCAGTTTCCTGTCTACCTAAAAGAGTATGTCAAAAAAGAACAGACAAGCATCACCTTCCTGCCGGAAAAAACCAGCTACCCTACCGAAACAACCGTCTGCCTGATGTTTTCACTTTCCGATCAGGATACGCTTCCGGTTACCTATCACACCCCGACGGGTGTGTTTTTATTTGGAGAAGACGGGGTACAGGTCTCTGCAGATACGACTGTTTACGAAAAGCAAACCGATGATTCCCTGCCGTCCCTGACTTCGCAGGACATTGAACACCTGCAGGAAGGCGGGTATCCGGATACTTCTGACAGCCCGGAAGCTCCGGACACAGAATCCGGCAGTGCCTCTGTGCCTTCCGAAGATGCGAAAGATACGAAAAAGGAGGTGCAGCCATGA
- a CDS encoding DUF1648 domain-containing protein, whose amino-acid sequence MKFINTRKFTWIICIIGFLLALVSIFFLPSIIPVHFANGIADDYGRKIQIFLFPILQVLITFLTGREKVKYCLTHSKTFLTDIQFNWMIDGVLLLVMFAEIWVIYASFA is encoded by the coding sequence ATGAAATTTATCAATACTAGAAAATTCACATGGATAATTTGTATAATAGGATTTTTGCTTGCTCTTGTAAGTATATTTTTCTTACCGAGTATTATTCCAGTACATTTTGCAAATGGGATTGCGGATGATTATGGAAGAAAAATACAAATATTTTTATTTCCTATATTACAAGTGCTTATCACTTTTTTGACTGGACGAGAAAAAGTAAAATATTGCCTGACACATTCAAAAACTTTCTTAACGGACATTCAGTTTAATTGGATGATAGATGGTGTACTTTTATTGGTAATGTTTGCAGAAATATGGGTTATCTATGCTTCATTTGCATAG
- a CDS encoding sensor histidine kinase → MDRKGKQKLKRYFIVYVIFAVFFTVGMYLITKYEENAKATQIALLLAEHPELEGEIVAIWEKSGTVDFIRDRDDQKIERVVQMLEETYGYHSGSGSSDVVIRIIWGIGLLVGVIVCSLFLYLDRRKNWSRYGDEEQLQQLYECLQEFRKGKFQTYPEETSESEQWLKVWESVKELGQYFEDLKERLEQEENGTKSLITDISHQLKTPLASLRMSHELVAENRVTGEEQREFLEQESQELTKLEQLLNELVNLSRLETHMIQIHSLHESLKKTLTEAVSQIYMKARGKDISIQVEMDDDIVVNHDSKWTVEALTNILENAVKYSPEHTTITVRTQELASNVLIEVEDEGMGIPAEELHKIYQRFYRGRKAKEQVKDGAGVGLYLARKIIEEQGGTIAAKRKAEKGMIFKVTLPLIIGE, encoded by the coding sequence ATGGACCGGAAAGGTAAACAAAAATTAAAACGGTATTTTATCGTATATGTAATCTTTGCAGTATTTTTTACAGTAGGAATGTATCTGATAACAAAGTATGAGGAAAATGCGAAAGCAACGCAGATAGCACTGCTCCTTGCAGAACATCCTGAACTGGAAGGGGAAATAGTTGCAATCTGGGAAAAGTCAGGAACAGTAGATTTTATAAGAGACCGGGACGATCAGAAGATAGAAAGAGTCGTACAGATGCTGGAAGAAACTTATGGTTATCACTCAGGGAGTGGATCTTCAGATGTGGTTATAAGGATTATCTGGGGAATTGGATTACTAGTGGGAGTCATAGTATGTAGCCTGTTCTTGTACCTGGACCGAAGAAAAAACTGGAGCAGATACGGTGATGAGGAACAATTACAGCAATTATATGAATGTCTGCAGGAATTCAGAAAAGGAAAATTCCAAACATATCCTGAAGAAACATCAGAATCGGAACAATGGTTAAAGGTGTGGGAATCTGTAAAGGAGCTGGGGCAATATTTCGAAGATTTGAAGGAACGTCTGGAGCAGGAAGAAAATGGTACGAAGAGTCTGATTACAGATATTTCCCATCAGTTGAAGACTCCGCTTGCATCACTCCGGATGAGTCATGAGCTGGTGGCAGAAAATCGGGTTACAGGAGAAGAACAGAGGGAGTTTCTGGAGCAGGAATCACAGGAACTTACCAAACTGGAACAGCTCTTGAATGAACTGGTAAATCTTTCAAGGCTGGAAACACATATGATCCAGATACATTCGCTTCATGAAAGCCTGAAGAAAACGCTAACAGAGGCTGTCAGTCAGATTTATATGAAGGCAAGAGGAAAAGATATTTCCATTCAGGTGGAGATGGATGATGATATAGTTGTGAACCATGATTCAAAATGGACGGTAGAAGCATTAACGAATATCCTTGAGAATGCAGTCAAATATTCACCGGAACATACAACGATTACAGTGAGGACGCAGGAGCTAGCAAGCAATGTGCTTATTGAAGTAGAAGATGAAGGAATGGGCATTCCTGCGGAGGAACTGCATAAGATCTATCAGAGATTTTACCGGGGAAGGAAAGCAAAGGAACAGGTAAAAGACGGAGCGGGTGTCGGTCTGTATCTTGCCAGAAAGATCATAGAAGAACAGGGGGGGACAATAGCAGCCAAAAGAAAGGCTGAGAAAGGTATGATATTTAAAGTGACACTGCCGCTCATAATAGGAGAATAG
- a CDS encoding LPXTG cell wall anchor domain-containing protein, producing the protein MKKRLGIIAGILGIVLAVIGIVLKQKENTAVSVIGGADGPTSIFIAGKLNGDNFIFMIVVGIILLILAGVIFYKRKH; encoded by the coding sequence ATGAAAAAGCGATTGGGAATCATAGCCGGAATTTTAGGAATTGTATTGGCAGTCATTGGCATTGTACTGAAGCAGAAAGAAAACACAGCCGTTTCTGTTATTGGTGGTGCGGATGGCCCGACTTCTATTTTCATAGCAGGGAAGTTAAATGGTGATAATTTTATTTTTATGATTGTAGTTGGAATTATTTTATTGATTTTGGCAGGAGTTATTTTTTACAAACGTAAGCATTAA
- a CDS encoding helix-turn-helix domain-containing protein, producing MGKAIRRYREEAGITQERLAELVDISTNHLGAIEREVKTPTMETFVKLLNVLGAEPNEVLKEVIPLTRMEHTSVVEGKLERLTPKKQESVLRMLDVIIEEMMK from the coding sequence ATGGGAAAGGCAATCCGCAGGTACAGGGAAGAGGCAGGAATTACGCAGGAGAGACTGGCTGAACTGGTGGATATCAGTACCAACCATCTGGGTGCGATTGAGCGGGAAGTGAAAACACCTACGATGGAAACATTTGTAAAGCTGTTGAATGTATTAGGTGCGGAACCGAATGAAGTGCTGAAGGAAGTGATTCCTCTTACCAGAATGGAACATACTTCTGTAGTGGAAGGAAAGCTGGAAAGGCTCACACCGAAGAAGCAGGAAAGCGTGCTTCGGATGCTGGATGTGATAATTGAAGAGATGATGAAATAG